The Clostridioides sp. ES-S-0010-02 genome window below encodes:
- a CDS encoding aminotransferase class I/II-fold pyridoxal phosphate-dependent enzyme: MSQSMVGKHAMWPKENDVIFSLSGRAQAAEKALGMDNVINATIGALMDDSGKLITMKTVYDEYKALDNCDIGAYAALEGQPDYLEAVKKVFFRDYLPEGHIRVLASPGGSGAIKLAVWNYTNEGDEVLTSDWFWSPYVSIAEEANRKVVNYQLFDENRKFNFDSFKENFVNIAEKQGRVFTIINTPAHNPTGYSVADDEWDKILDLSKEVAQDKDKKIIFFVDSAYIDFAGDDDVCRKFFKKFSNLPENVLILVGFSMSKGFTAYGMRMGAIICISSSEDVAEEFHYSCVHSCRANWSNCNRSAMAVLSNIVNDPKKFKEYEEEKEVYKKMLTRRADVFVKEAERVGLEILPYIAGFFVSIPCDNPREVCEELTKHNVFAIPLKMGLRFAVCAVSEEKCKKAPSIIKEALESLEVKINN; this comes from the coding sequence ATGAGTCAAAGTATGGTTGGTAAGCATGCAATGTGGCCAAAAGAAAATGATGTTATATTTAGCTTATCTGGAAGAGCTCAAGCAGCAGAAAAAGCTTTAGGTATGGATAATGTAATAAATGCAACAATAGGCGCTCTAATGGATGACTCAGGAAAATTAATAACAATGAAAACTGTATATGATGAATATAAAGCATTAGATAACTGTGATATAGGTGCATATGCAGCCCTTGAAGGTCAGCCAGACTACTTAGAAGCAGTTAAAAAAGTATTTTTTAGAGATTACTTACCAGAAGGACATATAAGAGTATTAGCTTCACCAGGAGGAAGTGGTGCAATAAAACTAGCTGTATGGAATTATACAAATGAAGGTGACGAAGTTTTAACATCTGATTGGTTTTGGAGTCCATATGTTAGTATAGCTGAAGAAGCTAATAGAAAAGTAGTAAACTACCAATTGTTTGATGAAAATAGAAAATTTAATTTTGATTCATTCAAAGAAAATTTTGTGAATATAGCAGAAAAACAAGGAAGAGTTTTTACAATTATAAATACACCAGCTCACAATCCAACAGGATATAGTGTTGCAGATGATGAGTGGGATAAAATATTAGACTTATCAAAAGAAGTTGCACAAGATAAAGACAAAAAGATAATATTTTTCGTAGATTCAGCATATATTGACTTTGCAGGTGATGATGATGTATGTAGAAAATTCTTTAAGAAATTTTCCAACTTGCCTGAAAACGTTCTTATATTAGTTGGTTTTAGTATGTCAAAAGGATTTACAGCTTATGGAATGAGAATGGGAGCTATAATTTGTATATCTTCAAGTGAAGATGTAGCAGAAGAGTTCCATTATTCATGTGTTCATTCATGTAGAGCAAACTGGTCAAATTGCAATAGAAGTGCTATGGCAGTTCTATCTAATATTGTAAATGACCCTAAAAAATTCAAAGAATATGAGGAGGAAAAAGAAGTATACAAAAAAATGCTGACTAGAAGAGCAGATGTATTTGTAAAAGAAGCTGAAAGAGTAGGATTAGAAATTCTTCCATATATAGCAGGTTTCTTTGTAAGTATACCATGTGATAATCCAAGAGAAGTATGTGAAGAATTAACTAAACACAATGTATTTGCAATTCCATTGAAGATGGGATTAAGATTTGCAGTTTGTGCAGTTTCAGAAGAAAAATGTAAGAAAGCACCAAGTATTATAAAAGAAGCACTTGAAAGTTTAGAAGTAAAAATAAATAATTAA
- the iorA gene encoding indolepyruvate ferredoxin oxidoreductase subunit alpha: MKQLMTGNEAIARGAYEAGVKYASAYPGTPSTEILENLATYKDAIVAEWAPNEKVALEAAIGGSIAGARTMASMKHVGVNVAADPIFTYAYTGVNGGMVLITADEPGMHSSQNEQDNRMYAKFAKIPLFEPSTSQEAKDMIKEAFEVSEKYDTPVLYRVTTRLCHSKGLVECYDREEVEIKEYVKNAKKMVTVPANAQIRRGVVEERMETLKKFSNETDLNYYEINDTKIGVIASGMCCNFAKEVFEKNASYMKLGFTNPLPYEKIKEFADKVDKIYVIEENDPFIEEQIKAYGIDCIGKDVIPPYGEMTPDVLRKAIFGKTNDTIEYKTELVTPRPPSFCAGCPHRGFFYELGKRKNLIVGGDIGCYTLGFAPPYNGIDYVVCMGSAFGTAHGAQKVLNMKEGNEKRLVGVLGDSTFFHTGINGLLDVVYNRGNSISVILDNRITGMTGHQENPGSGYTLQGDKTKDVDIEGLVKACGIEHVRVIDPNNLKEVNEALDWALAIEDEPSVIITRWPCVLKKFSKEDIEEFNNPFKTKCKVDHDKCIGCKLCLKTGCPALSFDKENKLSNIDRNQCVGCGVCSQVCPKQAIVKEEK; this comes from the coding sequence ATGAAACAATTGATGACAGGTAATGAGGCAATTGCACGTGGAGCCTATGAGGCTGGTGTTAAATATGCATCTGCATATCCAGGTACTCCAAGTACAGAAATACTAGAAAATTTAGCAACATATAAAGATGCAATAGTTGCAGAATGGGCTCCAAACGAAAAGGTAGCACTTGAGGCTGCTATAGGGGGTTCAATTGCAGGAGCAAGAACTATGGCTTCTATGAAACATGTTGGTGTAAATGTTGCAGCGGATCCAATATTTACTTATGCATATACAGGCGTAAATGGTGGTATGGTACTTATTACTGCAGATGAACCGGGAATGCATTCATCTCAAAATGAACAAGACAATAGAATGTATGCAAAGTTTGCAAAGATACCTTTATTTGAACCATCAACTAGCCAAGAAGCTAAAGATATGATAAAAGAAGCTTTTGAAGTAAGTGAAAAATATGATACACCAGTTTTATATAGAGTTACAACAAGACTCTGTCACTCAAAAGGTTTAGTAGAGTGTTATGATAGAGAAGAAGTTGAAATTAAAGAGTATGTGAAAAATGCTAAAAAAATGGTTACTGTTCCAGCAAATGCTCAAATAAGAAGAGGCGTTGTTGAAGAGAGAATGGAAACTCTTAAAAAATTCTCAAATGAAACTGACTTAAACTACTATGAAATAAATGATACAAAAATAGGTGTTATAGCTTCAGGTATGTGTTGTAATTTTGCTAAAGAAGTATTTGAAAAAAATGCATCATATATGAAGTTAGGATTTACAAATCCATTACCTTATGAAAAAATAAAAGAATTTGCAGACAAAGTAGATAAAATATATGTAATAGAAGAAAACGACCCATTTATAGAAGAACAAATAAAAGCGTATGGAATAGATTGTATTGGAAAAGATGTAATACCTCCATATGGAGAAATGACACCAGATGTTTTAAGAAAAGCTATATTTGGAAAAACAAATGACACTATAGAATATAAAACTGAATTAGTAACACCAAGACCACCAAGTTTCTGTGCAGGATGTCCACATAGAGGATTCTTCTATGAACTTGGAAAGAGAAAAAATTTAATAGTTGGTGGAGATATAGGATGTTATACTCTTGGATTTGCTCCTCCATATAATGGAATAGATTATGTTGTTTGTATGGGTTCTGCCTTTGGAACTGCACATGGTGCTCAAAAAGTTCTTAACATGAAAGAAGGAAATGAAAAGAGATTAGTAGGTGTACTTGGAGATTCAACTTTCTTCCATACAGGAATAAATGGTCTTTTAGATGTAGTTTACAATAGAGGTAATTCTATATCAGTAATATTAGACAATAGAATAACTGGAATGACAGGACATCAAGAAAATCCAGGTTCAGGATATACTTTACAAGGTGATAAAACTAAAGATGTTGACATAGAAGGATTAGTCAAAGCTTGTGGAATAGAACATGTAAGAGTTATAGACCCTAATAATCTAAAAGAAGTAAATGAAGCATTAGATTGGGCTTTGGCTATAGAAGATGAACCATCTGTAATAATCACAAGATGGCCATGCGTACTTAAAAAATTCTCTAAAGAAGATATAGAAGAGTTTAATAATCCATTTAAAACTAAGTGTAAGGTTGACCATGATAAGTGTATAGGATGTAAATTATGCTTAAAAACTGGATGTCCAGCACTATCATTTGATAAAGAAAATAAATTATCAAATATAGATAGAAATCAGTGTGTAGGATGTGGAGTATGTTCACAAGTTTGTCCAAAACAAGCAATAGTTAAGGAGGAAAAATAA
- a CDS encoding indolepyruvate oxidoreductase subunit beta has protein sequence MTKSILLVGVGGQGTILASKLLTMGLMEAGYDVKMSEIHGMSQRGGSVSSQVRYGDCVHSPVIEIGGADILVSFEKMEALRWFNYLKPEGKALVNNHRIDSMTVLIGGAEYQENDIDAELNRLNAKVINAADKAEELGNAKIMNVILLGCLVKSMELESIDWEKIISENVKPKFVELNIKAFHEGMEMVGK, from the coding sequence ATGACTAAGAGTATACTTTTGGTAGGTGTAGGAGGTCAAGGAACTATACTTGCTAGTAAATTATTAACTATGGGATTGATGGAAGCTGGATATGATGTAAAAATGAGTGAGATACATGGTATGAGCCAAAGAGGAGGTTCAGTTTCTTCACAAGTTAGATATGGAGATTGTGTTCATTCTCCAGTTATAGAAATTGGAGGAGCAGACATTTTAGTATCTTTTGAAAAGATGGAGGCTTTAAGATGGTTTAATTATCTAAAGCCAGAAGGAAAAGCTTTAGTAAATAATCATAGAATAGACTCTATGACTGTTTTAATCGGAGGAGCTGAATATCAAGAAAATGATATAGATGCAGAATTAAATAGATTAAATGCAAAAGTGATAAATGCAGCAGATAAAGCTGAAGAATTAGGAAATGCAAAGATAATGAATGTTATTTTATTAGGATGTCTAGTTAAATCTATGGAACTAGAGTCTATTGACTGGGAAAAAATTATAAGTGAAAATGTTAAACCAAAATTTGTCGAGTTAAATATAAAAGCTTTCCATGAAGGTATGGAAATGGTTGGCAAATAG
- the buk gene encoding butyrate kinase, with product MTYRILAINPGSTSTKIGVYDGEEQIFVKTIDHPAEEIAKYNTIQDQFEMRKEAVLSILEKNNIDLKSLSAIVGRGGVLPPVKSGAYLVNEEMIDVLKHRPVLEHASNLGAVVAHAISEPLGINSYIYDSVAVDELIDIARVSGLCGMDRSSAGHALNTRAMALKYAKDRGKDYKSLNLIVAHIGGGVSIYLHEKGRMVDMLSDDEGPFSPERSGRVPATKLVAACYSGQCSEREMTKKIRGKGGIVSYLNTVDAREVEKMIAEGNEEAKIIYEAMAYQLAKGIGELATVVDGKVDAIIITGGIAYSEMFTSMVKKRVEFIAPVEIMAGENELESLAFGTLRVLNGEEEARIYSEN from the coding sequence ATGACTTATAGAATATTAGCCATAAATCCAGGTTCTACTTCTACAAAAATAGGAGTATATGATGGAGAAGAACAAATTTTTGTGAAGACGATAGACCATCCAGCAGAGGAGATTGCAAAATATAATACAATTCAAGACCAATTTGAAATGCGTAAAGAGGCAGTTTTAAGTATTCTTGAAAAAAACAATATAGATTTAAAATCTCTTAGTGCAATAGTTGGAAGAGGTGGAGTTTTACCACCAGTAAAATCAGGGGCATATTTAGTAAATGAAGAAATGATTGATGTACTTAAACATAGACCAGTACTTGAGCATGCTTCAAATTTAGGAGCAGTTGTTGCACATGCAATATCAGAACCACTTGGAATAAATTCATATATCTATGATTCTGTTGCAGTAGACGAACTTATAGATATAGCAAGAGTATCTGGGCTTTGTGGAATGGATAGATCAAGTGCAGGGCATGCACTAAATACTAGAGCAATGGCTTTAAAATATGCTAAAGATAGAGGTAAAGATTACAAGAGTTTAAACTTAATAGTAGCTCATATTGGTGGAGGAGTAAGTATTTATCTTCATGAAAAAGGAAGAATGGTTGATATGTTATCTGATGATGAAGGGCCATTTTCACCAGAAAGATCAGGAAGAGTTCCTGCTACAAAATTAGTAGCTGCTTGTTATTCAGGTCAATGCTCAGAAAGAGAAATGACTAAAAAGATAAGAGGTAAAGGTGGTATAGTTTCATATTTAAATACTGTAGATGCTAGAGAAGTTGAAAAGATGATAGCAGAAGGAAATGAAGAAGCCAAAATTATTTATGAGGCAATGGCATATCAATTGGCAAAAGGAATTGGAGAATTAGCAACTGTAGTAGATGGAAAAGTTGATGCTATAATTATAACAGGTGGAATTGCATATTCTGAAATGTTTACTTCAATGGTTAAAAAGAGAGTTGAATTTATAGCGCCAGTAGAAATTATGGCAGGAGAAAATGAGTTAGAATCACTTGCTTTTGGAACTCTTAGAGTGCTAAATGGAGAAGAAGAAGCTAGAATTTATAGTGAAAATTAA